A single region of the Triticum dicoccoides isolate Atlit2015 ecotype Zavitan chromosome 2B, WEW_v2.0, whole genome shotgun sequence genome encodes:
- the LOC119363821 gene encoding ferredoxin--NADP reductase, embryo isozyme, chloroplastic → MASALGAQVAAVAPIGSDGRHYRSCSSLKGNNSCNKSWTGKLAWENKTLQPRHTKKVFCMSVQQASKSKCKVAIKPLELENTKEPPLNLYKPKGPYTASIVSVERIVGPKTPGETCHFVIDHGGNVPYWEGQSYGVIPPGENPKKPGAPNTVRLYSIASTRYGDSFDGRTASLCVCRAVYYDPETGKEDPSKKGICSNFLCDSKPGDKIQITGPSGKIMLLPEDDPNATHIMIGTGTGVAPFRGYLRRMFMEDVPSFKFGGLAWLFLGVANTDSLLYDEEFTNYLQQYPENFRYDKALSREQKNKSGGKMYVQDKIEEYSDEIFKLLDDGAHIYFCGLKGMMPGIQDTLKRVAEQRGESWDQKLSQLKKNKQWHVEVY, encoded by the exons ATGGCTTCCGCCCTAGGAGCCCAG GTGGCTGCCGTGGCGCCGATTGGTTCGGATGGTCGCCACTACAGGAGTTGTTCTTCGCTCAAG GGTAAtaactcctgcaataagtcatggACTGGAAAATTAGCATGGGAAAACAAGACCCTGCAACCAAGACATACGAAGAAGGTCTTTTGCATGTCCGTGCAACAAGCAAGCAAAAGTAAATGTAAAGTTGCTATTAAACCTCTGGAGCTGGAGAATACAAAGGAGCCACCCCTCAACTTGTACAAACCAAAGGGACCCTACACAGCCTCAATTGTCTCCGTTGAGAGAATTGTAGGTCCTAAAACTCCTGGTGAAACATGTCACTTTGTCATTGACCATGGTGGTAATGTCCCATACTGGGAAGGACAAAGTTATGGTGTCATTCCTCCA GGAGAGAACCCAAAGAAACCTGGGGCCCCAAATACCGTCCGACTCTATTCTATTGCGTCTACTAGGTATGGTGATTCTTTTGATGGAAGGACTGCTAGTCTTTGTGTGTGCCGTGCTGTTTATTATGATCCTGAAACTGGAAAAGAAGATCCTTCAAAGAAGGGTATCTGCAGTAACTTCTTGTGTGACTCAAAACCGGGTGACAAAATTCAGATCACAG GCCCCTCGGGCAAAATAATGCTTCTGCCTGAGGATGACCCAAACGCAACTCATATCATGATTGGAACTGGCACGGGTGTTGCTCCTTTCCGTGGCTACCTACGTCGTATGTTCATGGAAGATGTCCCATCTTTCAAGTTTGGTGGTCTGGCTTGGCTCTTTCTTGGTGTTGCCAATACTGACAGCCTGCTCTATGACGAAGAGTTCACAAACTACCTTCAGCAGTATCCAGAAAATTTCAG GTATGACAAAGCACTAAGCCGGGAGCAGAAAAACAAGAGCGGTGGCAAGATGTATGTGCAGGACAAGATCGAGGAGTACAGTGATGAAATCTTCAAGCTTTTGGATGACGGTGCACACATCTACTTCTGTGGTTTGAAGGGGATGATGCCAGGGATTCAGGACACACTCAAGAGAGTAGCCGAGCAAAGAGGTGAGAGTTGGGATCAGAAGCTGTCACAGCTGAAAAAGAACAAGCAATGGCACGTCGAGGTTTACTAG
- the LOC119363822 gene encoding WPP domain-associated protein-like yields MAQIEPVFDQGMDPFLARLTIPAANTSQSRCTPHNGLSLLNRPSLDTPSSLQGSPVPPPPSLFSCNCSCDIGSNFEAFATVMSRLHQHLLDADVEINYTEYLDLMKLEVDQQLNRLKEDMMLLKSHNFVHDSDADVSCPAICRHGKPIVEIDEGFNDLKLLLIVVFRQIKDMLSLFNASIHDLQWEHDLQLEVTGIMIGDCIRTLGDELERRFFEQSSIVNNLRENRKETVVQCGAIRQELMSISDMLLPSEDESHSPHSKHENLGNRSNRWKYNLLRKKTGEEHSASSSVETKKSATQRSVSPREVISEKSDFRHLRGSTGEEIINYFRSEISKLKRLHELYLQDKTEELFKFKREKASLDLKHDLEFEHLRKKVPDIISRVDTIISSTIKAPTVCSTSEALEENCRLNNKIDSLYLENQHLSGLLAEKMNDIKGLSCQISDARREISLRLSLEEQIMRQVDTIKGDYDDLYVESTIRDEVYRTVTRNFVDDCRTSMEDASRNSQAEVSSLEAKLSEREKALCLANEENQKLTEKLLLLEKEHFIENDHENPELTKQESDEMTLRDIEMEPHVSARSYESCEQSMEDKELVKPSPTIEIASTTLQEVETKKLEYNGFLGKNEHIIQLDFIMVSIMDLSKEFVEIEHKISGDIEGNERRSDDLRDQCNHVVQQAIVLTKKGLSYKQMLDRTRSELRKAEAEVDILENKVTALLSIAQKIYATLEHYSPVFQQYPGLLGAFLKTCKLVAGLRNKQRDDLQDTT; encoded by the exons ATGGCGCAGATCGAGCCC GTGTTTGACCAAGGAATGGATCCATTTCTTGCTAGGCTGACCATACCAGCAGCCAACACTAGCCAATCccgatgtacacctcacaatggtttgtcCTTGCTCAATCGCCCTTCTCTCGACACACCCTCGTCTTTGCAAGGTTCACCAGTGCCACCACCGCCATCCTTGTTCTCCTGCAATTGCAGCTGTGATATCGGAAGCAATTTTGAGGCGTTTGCAACTGTAATGTCGCGGCTACACCAACACCTTCTGGATGCAGATGTAGAGATCAATTACACAGAGTACTTAGATTTGATGAAACTGGAAGTCGATCAACAGCTTAATAGGCTCAAGGAGGATATGATGCTCTTGAAAAGCCATAACTTTGTTCATGACAGTGATGCAGATGTTTCATGCCCTGCGATATGCCGTCATGGAAAGCCAATAGTAGAGATAGATGAGGGGTTCAATGACCTAAAGCTACTCTTGATAGTGGTGTTCCGGCAAATTAAGGACATGTTGAGCCTGTTCAACGCTTCAATTCACGATCTTCAGTGGGAGCATGACTTGCAATTAGAGGTCACCGGCATTATGATTGGAGACTGTATCAGAACTCTTGGGGATGAGCTAGAGAGGAGGTTTTTTGAGCAAAGTTCCATTGTCAACAATCTAAGGGAGAACCGGAAGGAAACAGTGGTTCAGTGTGGTGCAATCCGTCAAGAGTTGATGTCTATATCGGATATGCTGTTACCTTCAGAAGATGAATCGCATAGTCCCCACAGTAAGCATGAAAATCTGGGTAACAGGAGTAACAGATGGAAATACAATCTCTTAAGAAAGAAAACAGGGGAGGAACACTCTGCATCTTCCAGTGTGGAAACCAAGAAGTCTGCAACACAGAGATCTGTAAGTCCCAGAGAAGTAATTTCTGAAAAATCTGACTTTCGGCATCTCAGGGGTTCAACTGGGGAAGAAATCATAAACTACTTCAGATCTGAGATTAGTAAATTAAAGAGGTTGCATGAATTGTACTTACAAGATAAAACGGAAGAGCTGTTCAAATTCAAACGAGAGAAGGCGTCATTAGATCTTAAGCATGATCTAGAATTTGAGCATCTAAGAAAGAAAGTTCCTGACATCATTTCAAGGGTTGACACAATCATTTCTAGTACCATAAAGGCACCTACAGTTTGTAGCACTAGCGAGGCACTTGAGGAAAATTGCAGATTGAATAATAAAATTGATTCACTATACCTTGAAAACCAGCACCTTAGCGGTTTGCTTGCAGAAAAGATGAATGATATTAAGGGATTATCGTGCCAGATATCTGATGCCAGGAGGGAAATATCACTTCGATTGTCACTTGAAGAACAAATTATGAGACAAGTCGACACCATTAAAGGAGACTATGACGATCTCTATGTTGAAAGCACTATTAGAGACGAAGTCTACCGAACTGTGACAAGAAATTTTGTTGACGACTGTAGGACCAGCATGGAAGATGCCTCACGGAATTCTCAAGCAGAAGTGTCCTCACTTGAAGCTAAACTCTCAGAAAGGGAGAAGGCATTGTGTTTAGCTAATGAAGAAAATCAGAAGTTAACAGAAAAGTTGTTGTTACTAGAAAAGGAACACTTCATTGAAAATGATCATGAAAATCCAGAGCTAACCAAGCAAGAGAGCGACGAAATGACACTTCGTGATATCGAGATGGAGCCTCATGTATCAGCAAGATCATACGAGAGTTGTGAGCAGAGTATGGAGGATAAGGAGCTCGTCAAACCGAGCCCGACTATAGAGATTGCCTCAACTACCTTACAGGAAGTTGAAAcaaaaaagttggaatacaatggaTTTCTAGGTAAAAATGAGCACATAATACAACTAGATTTCATTATGGTATCTATTATGGATTTATCAAAAGAATTTGTGGAGATTGAACATAAAATTTCAGGAGACATCGAAGGAAATGAGAGAAG GTcagatgatctgagggatcaatgCAACCATGTGGTTCAACAGGCAATAGTACTAACAAAGAAGGGCCTCTCATATAAGCAAATGCTAGACAGAACACGGTCCGAGCTTCGGAAAGCTGAAGCCGAG GTTGACATTTTGGAAAACAAGGTTACTGCACTCCTAAGTATTGCGCAAAAGATATATGCGACTCTCGAGCATTATTCTCCTGTCTTTCAGCAGTATCCTGGG TTACTGGGTGCTTTCTTGAAGACATGCAAGCTTGTTGCAGGTCTACGGAATAAACAAAGGGATGACTTACAAGATACAACATAA